A stretch of the Poseidonibacter parvus genome encodes the following:
- the thiB gene encoding thiamine ABC transporter substrate binding subunit gives MKKLVYLLLLTTFFAYANEKPTLNVYTYDAFAASWGPAPKVKKAFEKTCNCNINFIGVSSSIATLRKIQLEGKKTKADVLLGLDTAVAQVAKDTKLFSTHDLDTSIIDLPNSYKDDTFVPFDYSYFAFVYDEEKTKKVPKSFEELASMPDDFKIVIQDPRSSTPGLGLLLWVKSVYGDKASDYWKRLAPHILTITKGWSEAYGLFLKGEANMALSYTTSSAYHMVEENKFNIKAAPFKEGHYAQIEVAAIVKSSKQKELGKKFLEFLYSKEFAQLIPTSNWAYPVIKDVKLHESFSKLHLPKEFILMDGKTVQEKRKAIINEWLEAVKK, from the coding sequence TGCATCATGGGGACCAGCTCCTAAGGTTAAGAAAGCATTTGAAAAAACTTGTAATTGTAATATTAATTTTATAGGAGTATCAAGTTCAATTGCAACACTACGTAAGATACAACTTGAAGGTAAAAAAACAAAAGCTGATGTACTTTTAGGTTTAGATACAGCAGTTGCACAAGTTGCAAAAGATACTAAGCTTTTTTCTACTCATGACTTAGATACGTCTATTATTGATTTACCAAATTCATATAAAGATGACACTTTTGTACCTTTTGATTATAGTTACTTTGCTTTTGTTTATGATGAAGAAAAAACAAAAAAGGTACCTAAATCTTTTGAAGAGCTAGCATCAATGCCTGATGATTTTAAAATAGTAATTCAAGACCCAAGATCTTCAACTCCTGGACTTGGTTTGTTATTATGGGTTAAATCAGTTTATGGTGATAAAGCATCTGATTATTGGAAGCGTTTAGCTCCACATATTTTAACTATTACAAAAGGTTGGTCAGAAGCTTACGGTTTATTTTTAAAAGGTGAAGCAAATATGGCTCTTAGTTATACTACATCATCTGCTTATCATATGGTTGAAGAGAATAAATTCAATATCAAAGCTGCACCATTTAAAGAGGGTCATTATGCACAAATTGAAGTTGCTGCTATTGTTAAATCTTCAAAACAAAAAGAATTAGGTAAAAAGTTTTTAGAGTTTTTATATAGCAAAGAGTTTGCACAACTAATTCCTACATCAAACTGGGCTTATCCTGTTATAAAAGATGTAAAACTACACGAATCTTTTTCTAAATTACACCTTCCAAAAGAGTTTATTTTAATGGATGGGAAAACTGTACAAGAAAAAAGAAAAGCTATTATAAATGAATGGCTTGAAGCTGTTAAAAAATAA